Part of the Thermoanaerobaculia bacterium genome is shown below.
GTTCCGGGTTCCGGGGCGGGCGCGCGCGCCCGAAGATCGGGAGGAGCCGCTACAAAACGGCGGCGAGCGCCCCGTCGGCGGAGTCGAAGAGGAGCGCCTCGCGGAGCGCGGTCAGGGCGATCTCGATCTGGGAGTCGTCCGGCTCGCGCGTCGTGATCTTCTGGAGCAGGAGTCCCGGCGCGATCAGGAGCCTCAGGACGGGATGGTCGACGTGCTTCGACGAGAATCGGATCGTCTCGTAGGCGAGCCCCGCGATCACAGGGATCAGGACGAGCCGCGAGGCGAGCTTGGCCGCGAGCGGCGCCGACGCCGGGACGAACGCGAAGAGCGCGACCGAAAGCGCGAGCACGAAGAGGAGGAAGGACGTTCCGCATCGGGGATGGAGCCGCGACTTGCCGCGGGCGTTCTCGACGGTCAGGTCTTCGCCCGCCTCGAACGTGTACACGACCTTGTGCTCGGCCCCGTGGTATTCGAAGACCCGCTGGATGTCGCGCATGCGCGAGATCGCGAGGAGATACCCGAAGAACAGGACGACGCGGATGCCGCCGTCGAGCGCGTTGAAGGCGAACGTCCCCATTCCCGGCGCGAGGTGTCCCTTCACGAGGTTCGTCAGCAGCAGGGGGAGAAAGAGGAAGAGCCCGACCCCGAAGAGCACCGCGACCGCCATC
Proteins encoded:
- a CDS encoding DUF1385 domain-containing protein, whose product is MSSDAYALNPDMLVGGQAVLDGVMMRSASGFAVAVRRPDGTVAVDRDRVASPAARVALLKLPVLRGSAVLLQSLFLGFRALSFAAHHATAEAERPDGSSDKATSAAIAGAMAVAVLFGVGLFLFLPLLLTNLVKGHLAPGMGTFAFNALDGGIRVVLFFGYLLAISRMRDIQRVFEYHGAEHKVVYTFEAGEDLTVENARGKSRLHPRCGTSFLLFVLALSVALFAFVPASAPLAAKLASRLVLIPVIAGLAYETIRFSSKHVDHPVLRLLIAPGLLLQKITTREPDDSQIEIALTALREALLFDSADGALAAVL